From a single Athene noctua chromosome 2, bAthNoc1.hap1.1, whole genome shotgun sequence genomic region:
- the LOC141956717 gene encoding golgin subfamily A member 4-like — protein sequence MTQQARKHLQEEFDASLEEKDQLISVLQTQVSLLKKTLQNGQIRTELPDSTVPSKRQVQSPTKEVGTETPVEPGSNAFEELERALSLAQKAEEAQKKLQAETDKKIKAVEKASEEERVNLQRELIRVKQEVVEIMKKSSEERVAELEKCHKKEMAAKDRELNERLQAQEKAFQGKMKAALEINRIEYLKALQEQEEQGSLALELLELQKKAIQSQCDKKVQRMHQEVKTSRTRILELESSLAKYLEEARKQSEEKKQHNKEISDIVEKHKNELENMKQQQEKLWTEKLQILKQQQVTEMEKMREKQEQEIATILKEKETVFRAHIEEMNEKTLQKLDVKQAEFEALSSELSEALKIRHDLEQELSALNSKVCEARQELEEERKRHKEEVEVMSKEHAMSIQGVEEVLKEELNQLRQSLEKLAEQEAKLKKELENKQLEFSQKESEFNAKMLEMAHASTAGINDAVSKLECNHKEQLESLAEAHRRELVEITRSWEEKLHQQVEELQEKHEMELQEKEQEVGDLKEELATCSAEKEGSRAEITRLKGEQVTREESLKELQEQLRQSVSKIHVLEDQLKNYEKNVNVTSVATPYRDGNLHHADVSLSEEPVEFEYLRKVLFEYMMGRETKTMAKVITAVLKFPEDQTQKILEREDARPLSWLKIF from the exons ATGACACAACAAGCAAGGAAACATCTCCAAGAGGAATTTGATGCTTCCTTAGAAGAAAAGGATCAACTTATTAGTGTCCTGCAAACTCAG gTATCATTGCTGAAAAAGACGTTACAGAATGGTCAGATACGCACTGAACTGCCTGACTCGACTGTCCCATCTAAACGACAAGTTCAAAGTCCAACAAAAGAAGTCGGCACAGAAACTCCTGTGGAACCAGGAAGCAATG cttttgAAGAGCTTGAGAGGGCTCTGAGTCTTGCCCAAAAGGCAGAGGAAGCCCAGAAGAAACTGCAGGCAGAAAcggataaaaaaatcaaagcagtagAAAAGGCAAGTGAGGAAGAGAGGGTAAATCTTCAGCGGGAGTTAATCAGAGTGAAACAAGAGGTGGTTGAGATTATGAAG AAGTCTTCAGAGGAGCGTGTTGCTGAActagaaaaatgccacaaaaaagaAATGGCTGCCAAAGATCGGGAGCTAAATGAGAGGTTACAGGCCCAAGAAAAGGCGTTCCAGGGCAAGATGAAGGCAGCTCTT GAAATAAACCGGATTGAGTATTTAAAAGCCCTTCAAGAACAAGAGGAGCAAGGGTCCCTAGCTTTAGAATTAttagagctgcagaagaaagcaatacAGTCACAGTGTGACAAGAAAGTTCAGAGGATGCATCAAGAAGTAAAGACTTCTAGAACT aGGATTCTTGAACTGGAAAGCTCTCTTGCAAAGTATTTGGAAGAGGCCAGAaagcaatcagaagaaaaaaagcagcacaataaGGAAATAAGTGATATAGTTGAAAAACACAAGAATGAACTGGAaaacatgaaacagcagcaggaaaagctttGGACAGAAAAACTTCAAATCTTAAAGCAACAACAagtaactgaaatggaaaaaatgagagagaaacaagaacaagAGATAGCTacaattttgaaagagaaagaaacagttttccGTGCACACATAgaagagatgaatgaaaaaacGTTACAAAAACTTGATGTGAAACAAGCAGAGTTCGAAGCACTGTCTTCTGAGCTATCAGAAGCACTAAAAATTCGTCATGACTTGGAACAAGAGCTCTCTGCATTGAATAGTAAAGTGTGTGAAGCAAGGCAAGAattggaagaagagaggaagaggcacaaagaagaggttgaagTTATGTCAAAAGAGCATGCAATGTCTATTCAAGGAGTTGAGGAGGTACTCAAAGAGGAACTCAACCAACTCAGGCAGTCATTGGAGAAACTTGCGGAGCAGGAAGCTAAACtaaaaaaagagcttgaaaacAAGCAATTGGAGTTCAGTCAGAAAGAGAGCGAATTCAATGCCAAAATGTTGGAAATGGCACATGCCAGCACAGCTGGAATCAATGATGCTGTGTCAAAACTAGAATGTAATCACAAAGAGCAGCTGGAGAGTCTTGCTGAGGCTCACAGGAGGGAGTTGGTAGAAATTACCCGGAGTTGGGAAGAGAAACTCCATCAGCAGGTTGAAGAGCTCCAGGAAAAGCATGAAATGGAGCTGCAAGAGAAGGAGCAGGAAGTTGGAGACCTGAAAGAGGAACTTgccacctgcagtgctgagaaggagggcTCCAGAGCAGAAATAACCCGACTGAAGGGAGAGCAGGTGACAAGGGAGGAGTCCCTGAAGGAACTGCAAGAACAACTAAGGCAGTCAGTGTCGAAG ATTCATGTACTGGAAGACCAGTTGAAAAACTATGAGAAGAATGTGAACGTCACCTCCGTTGCAACACCATACAGAG ATGGAAACCTTCACCATGCCGACGTTTCCCTCTCTGAGGAGCCTGTCGAGTTTGAATACTTGAGGAAAGTGCTTTTTGAGTATATGATGGGTCGTGAGACAAAG acaatgGCTAAGGTTATAACAGCAGTATTAAAGTTCCCAGAAGATCAGACTCAGAAGATACTAGAACGAGAAGATGCTCGACCATTG